The following proteins come from a genomic window of Deinococcus aerophilus:
- a CDS encoding glycoside hydrolase family 13 protein: protein MTALLPNARTAATHPITPEWVKDAVFYQIFPDRFARSGRVTGLNLQRWGDEPEYNRYMGGDLWGVIERLDHIQGLGVNAIYFCPVFQSASNHRYHTHDYFQVDPMLGGNEALRALIDEAHRRGMRVVLDGVFNHCSRGFFQFNDLLEQGEASAYREWFHPEGWPLNPYDESQPARYAAWWGNRALPKFNTDHPAVRDFLWEVAEYWVRFGIDGWRLDVPNEIDDDSFWQEFRRRVKAINPEAYIVGEIWGDAHRWLAGDQFDAVMNYHFTRPCLAFFGARTLDHPMNERSGTGRVDPVDAPAFAARMSEVAHLYHPEIVQAQLNLLDSHDTARFLTAVGGDVTAYRLATVFQMTYPGAPCIYYGDEIGLPGGPDPDCRRAFPWDAGEWDHGTLTLTRTLIAARHSSPALRRGEFTVLYAVGEALVYARHTGDSRAYVLINGARSAARLPVGGVQPGTYRDVLGGQTHTWTADGLATGPDLPLPARSAVVLIQE, encoded by the coding sequence TGCAGCGCTGGGGCGACGAGCCGGAATACAACCGCTACATGGGGGGCGACCTGTGGGGGGTCATCGAGCGGCTGGACCACATCCAGGGCCTGGGCGTGAACGCCATCTACTTCTGCCCGGTGTTCCAGTCGGCCTCCAACCACCGCTACCACACCCACGACTACTTTCAGGTGGACCCCATGCTCGGCGGCAACGAGGCGCTGCGCGCCCTGATCGACGAGGCGCACCGGCGCGGCATGCGCGTGGTGCTCGACGGCGTGTTCAACCACTGCAGCCGGGGCTTTTTTCAGTTCAACGACCTGCTGGAACAGGGCGAGGCCAGCGCCTACCGCGAGTGGTTTCACCCCGAGGGCTGGCCGCTCAATCCCTACGACGAGTCGCAGCCCGCCCGGTATGCCGCGTGGTGGGGCAACCGCGCGCTGCCCAAGTTCAACACCGATCACCCGGCCGTGCGCGACTTTCTGTGGGAGGTGGCCGAGTACTGGGTGCGTTTTGGCATTGACGGCTGGCGGCTGGACGTGCCCAACGAGATCGACGACGATTCGTTCTGGCAGGAGTTCCGGCGCCGGGTCAAGGCCATCAACCCAGAGGCCTACATCGTGGGCGAGATCTGGGGCGACGCCCACCGCTGGCTGGCCGGTGATCAGTTCGACGCCGTGATGAACTACCACTTCACCCGCCCCTGTCTGGCCTTCTTTGGGGCCAGGACGCTCGACCATCCCATGAACGAACGCAGCGGCACGGGCCGGGTGGACCCCGTGGACGCTCCGGCTTTTGCCGCCCGCATGAGCGAGGTCGCTCACCTGTACCACCCGGAGATCGTGCAGGCTCAGCTCAACCTGCTTGACTCGCACGACACCGCCCGCTTTCTGACGGCGGTGGGGGGCGACGTCACGGCCTACCGCCTCGCCACGGTCTTCCAGATGACCTACCCGGGCGCGCCGTGCATCTACTACGGCGACGAGATCGGCCTGCCCGGCGGTCCCGACCCCGATTGCCGCCGCGCCTTTCCGTGGGATGCGGGGGAGTGGGATCACGGTACCCTGACCCTCACCCGGACCCTGATCGCTGCCCGTCACAGCTCTCCGGCGCTGCGGCGCGGGGAGTTCACGGTGCTGTACGCGGTGGGCGAGGCCCTGGTGTACGCCCGCCACACCGGGGACAGCCGCGCCTATGTTCTGATCAACGGTGCCCGCAGCGCGGCCAGGCTGCCCGTGGGCGGCGTGCAGCCCGGCACGTACCGCGACGTGCTCGGCGGCCAGACCCATACCTGGACGGCAGACGGGCTCGCCACCGGACCCGACCTGCCGCTTCCGGCCCGCAGCGCCGTGGTGCTGATTCAGGAGTAA
- a CDS encoding transglycosylase domain-containing protein: protein MRRAERRAMTFWRNPWPRTPFVRRKRGRWTLSRVLRAGLATVGALTLGMIGLGVAGAWSTGAFGRVWNLRSELRPIEVQDRRGAPLGVIDHCREDQTTNAVPCRESLSVPLTGVSQAFLLAYVAKEDVRFFSHVGVDLGRLPRALLSGAGGSTLTMQLLKNNVLAGHFDYDTHRRGMGLVLTRKATEFVLAPLVTWRYGRREVLAMSVNSLPWIGIGQRKGVYDAARAVFGVDPADLTLAQSAFLVGLLPAPGRYLVSEATPPETATARFRWMRSQQLLTLNILRSHGLISENDRLAAASVPLQPRLWRTEYAGSGSDLRVVSAARNPDYRNAPEPVWAMQELVRRELRAAGLNPSRVGRVVLTIDAGAQAALVRRVSGEGATGTRPPGIAEGAAVVDVRGGGIVALASSTGGGESSEPGRQWAVSAQRPVASTVKPLLYATAFGSGDAASLTQLSTFTDGPTRYGSRAIGNNSGTFLGRAVTVREANARSLNTVAVQVGTAREAALRRVLAGVGYREDPANRSSPALGTYRAAPLTVAAAYASFANGGTLCRAHLLAEVYGLGGQPLPLPRPECQPLWDPVVAYETFDLLTGAVNDAAGHVPFLRPSFLQRLSGKAMPLGAKSGTTDDINDTWCAGVTPQYAMAVWIGDPDGRQSVPVDLYRQQAACREIGLLRDLPHDLREVAVPPGVTRTGGVALPLPGLNPKNPVPPG, encoded by the coding sequence ATGCGGCGCGCTGAGCGCCGGGCCATGACCTTCTGGCGCAACCCCTGGCCGCGCACTCCCTTCGTGCGGCGAAAGCGGGGGCGCTGGACCCTGAGCCGCGTGCTGCGCGCCGGGCTGGCGACGGTGGGTGCCCTCACCCTGGGCATGATCGGGCTGGGGGTGGCGGGAGCGTGGAGCACCGGGGCCTTCGGGCGGGTCTGGAACCTGCGCTCGGAACTGCGCCCCATCGAGGTGCAGGACCGCCGCGGCGCACCGCTGGGCGTGATCGACCACTGCCGCGAGGACCAGACCACCAACGCCGTGCCGTGCCGCGAGTCCTTGAGCGTGCCGCTGACAGGGGTGTCGCAGGCGTTCTTGCTCGCGTATGTCGCCAAGGAGGACGTGCGCTTCTTCTCGCATGTCGGGGTGGACCTCGGGCGGCTGCCGCGCGCCCTGCTCAGCGGCGCGGGCGGCAGCACCCTGACCATGCAGCTGCTGAAGAACAACGTGCTCGCCGGACACTTCGACTATGACACCCACCGGCGCGGTATGGGCCTGGTCCTGACCCGCAAGGCCACCGAGTTCGTGCTGGCTCCGCTGGTGACGTGGCGCTACGGACGGCGCGAGGTTCTGGCCATGAGCGTCAACAGCCTGCCGTGGATCGGCATTGGTCAGCGCAAGGGCGTGTACGACGCGGCGCGGGCGGTGTTCGGCGTGGACCCGGCGGACCTCACGCTGGCGCAGAGCGCCTTTCTGGTAGGCCTGCTGCCCGCGCCGGGGCGCTATCTGGTCTCGGAGGCCACGCCGCCCGAGACCGCCACCGCACGCTTTCGCTGGATGCGCAGCCAGCAGCTGCTCACGCTGAACATCCTGCGCTCGCACGGGCTGATCTCGGAAAACGACCGCCTTGCGGCGGCCTCGGTGCCGCTGCAGCCCCGGCTGTGGCGCACCGAGTATGCAGGCAGCGGCAGCGACCTGCGGGTGGTGAGCGCGGCGCGCAACCCCGATTACCGCAACGCCCCCGAGCCGGTGTGGGCCATGCAGGAACTCGTCCGGCGCGAACTGCGCGCTGCGGGACTGAATCCCAGCCGGGTGGGCCGGGTGGTGCTCACCATTGACGCCGGGGCCCAGGCCGCGCTGGTGCGGCGCGTGAGCGGCGAGGGCGCCACCGGCACGCGCCCGCCGGGCATCGCCGAGGGTGCGGCGGTCGTGGACGTGCGCGGCGGCGGCATCGTGGCGCTGGCGAGCAGCACCGGCGGTGGCGAGAGCAGCGAGCCCGGACGGCAGTGGGCCGTCTCCGCGCAGCGCCCGGTGGCGAGCACGGTCAAGCCGCTGCTGTACGCCACCGCCTTTGGCAGCGGCGACGCGGCGTCCCTGACCCAGCTCAGCACCTTCACCGACGGGCCCACCCGCTACGGCTCCCGGGCCATCGGCAACAATTCCGGCACCTTTCTGGGCCGCGCCGTCACCGTGCGCGAGGCCAATGCCCGCAGCCTCAACACCGTGGCCGTGCAGGTGGGCACCGCGCGCGAGGCGGCGCTGCGCCGGGTGCTCGCGGGCGTGGGGTACCGGGAAGACCCCGCCAACCGTTCCAGCCCGGCGCTGGGCACCTACCGCGCCGCGCCGCTGACGGTGGCGGCCGCCTACGCCAGCTTTGCGAACGGCGGAACGCTGTGCAGGGCACACCTGCTGGCCGAGGTGTATGGCCTCGGCGGTCAGCCGTTGCCGCTGCCCCGCCCGGAGTGTCAGCCGCTGTGGGACCCGGTGGTGGCCTACGAGACCTTCGATCTCCTCACCGGCGCGGTCAATGACGCCGCCGGACACGTGCCCTTTCTGCGCCCCAGCTTCCTGCAGCGCCTGAGCGGCAAGGCCATGCCACTGGGGGCCAAGTCCGGCACCACCGACGACATCAACGACACGTGGTGTGCGGGCGTGACCCCCCAGTACGCCATGGCGGTCTGGATCGGCGACCCGGACGGCCGCCAGAGCGTGCCCGTGGACCTGTACCGCCAGCAGGCGGCCTGCCGCGAGATCGGGCTGCTGCGCGATTTGCCGCATGACCTGCGGGAGGTCGCCGTGCCCCCCGGCGTCACGCGGACCGGCGGCGTGGCGCTGCCCCTACCGGGCCTGAATCCGAAAAATCCGGTACCCCCGGGATAG
- a CDS encoding VWA domain-containing protein, with protein sequence MPPLSFLSLLPLLTPVPMSAANMLGLSTPPLHLVVAVDMTGSSKNPAFQYAAQARLLAQSVMLNQLRSGDTLSLLRVCGGVQTVADFRFQSKNGARLSKADILRYTDALTQPCSGRGSAITAALSKASTLTARTAGVGDVVVLFTDGALADDPARAKLGGIFGKLLGSKDLRGVFLAGLSPEKDKNGDSIRDGFVKTLGKAGEDARVLTAGAYDLNNVYPTFAATVNKARK encoded by the coding sequence ATGCCCCCTCTTTCCTTTCTGAGCCTGCTGCCCCTGCTGACCCCCGTGCCCATGAGCGCGGCAAACATGCTGGGCCTGAGCACGCCGCCGCTGCACCTTGTGGTGGCGGTGGACATGACCGGCAGCAGCAAGAATCCGGCCTTCCAGTACGCCGCGCAGGCCCGGCTGCTCGCCCAGAGCGTGATGCTCAACCAGCTGCGCTCCGGCGACACCCTGAGCCTGTTGCGGGTGTGCGGCGGCGTGCAGACGGTGGCGGATTTCAGGTTCCAGTCCAAGAACGGTGCCCGTCTGAGCAAGGCCGACATCCTGCGCTACACCGACGCCCTGACCCAGCCGTGCAGCGGGCGCGGCAGCGCCATTACGGCGGCCCTGAGCAAGGCGAGCACGCTGACGGCGCGCACCGCCGGCGTGGGCGACGTGGTGGTGCTGTTCACCGACGGCGCGCTCGCCGATGATCCGGCACGCGCCAAACTGGGCGGCATCTTTGGCAAGCTGCTGGGCAGCAAGGACCTGCGCGGCGTGTTTCTGGCGGGTCTCAGCCCGGAAAAGGACAAAAACGGCGACTCCATCCGCGACGGCTTCGTGAAGACGCTGGGCAAGGCGGGAGAGGACGCGCGCGTGCTGACGGCGGGAGCCTACGACCTGAACAACGTCTACCCGACCTTCGCGGCCACCGTGAACAAGGCCCGGAAATAA
- a CDS encoding DMT family transporter, with the protein MTPQTLPAPRVQVPAPLLILLAAVLWGLLGIFGKGVQALGVSPLEVAFWRAALGGVLFALHAAVTRAPLPRGRDLWVTVAFGLAGVSVFYGAYQLAVRAGGASLAAVLLYTAPAFVAVMGWALLRERLGARELLAVGGTLAGITLISLGGGQGVSVSGLSLAFGLIAGFTYSLYYLYGKAFFGRYSPAALYAVALPVGALGLLPFVDFVPKTPPAWGYLGAVAVFSTYFAYLAYSAGLRHLAATRASVIASLEPVVAAALAALLFSERPSAVALVGAALVIGAALSLSLENRAPGRTGPGADGK; encoded by the coding sequence ATGACGCCCCAGACACTGCCCGCGCCCCGCGTGCAGGTGCCCGCCCCGCTGCTGATCCTGCTCGCCGCCGTGCTGTGGGGACTGCTGGGCATCTTCGGCAAGGGAGTGCAGGCGCTGGGCGTCTCGCCGCTGGAGGTGGCCTTCTGGCGGGCCGCGCTGGGCGGCGTGCTGTTCGCGTTGCACGCCGCCGTGACGCGCGCTCCGCTGCCGCGGGGCCGGGACCTGTGGGTCACGGTGGCCTTCGGACTGGCGGGGGTCAGCGTGTTCTACGGGGCGTATCAGCTGGCGGTGCGGGCGGGCGGGGCCAGCCTCGCGGCGGTGCTGCTGTACACCGCTCCCGCCTTCGTGGCCGTGATGGGCTGGGCGCTGCTGCGCGAGCGGCTGGGCGCGCGCGAGTTGCTCGCGGTCGGCGGTACGCTGGCAGGCATCACCCTGATCAGCCTGGGCGGGGGCCAGGGCGTGAGCGTCAGCGGACTGTCGCTGGCCTTCGGCCTGATCGCCGGATTCACCTACAGCCTGTATTACCTGTACGGCAAGGCGTTTTTCGGGCGCTACTCCCCGGCGGCGCTGTACGCGGTGGCGCTGCCTGTAGGAGCGCTGGGGTTGCTGCCCTTCGTGGACTTCGTGCCCAAGACGCCGCCCGCGTGGGGGTATCTGGGAGCAGTCGCGGTGTTCTCCACCTACTTCGCGTATCTGGCCTACAGCGCGGGACTGCGCCATCTGGCGGCCACCCGCGCCAGCGTGATCGCCAGCCTGGAGCCGGTGGTGGCGGCCGCGCTCGCCGCGCTGCTATTCAGCGAGCGGCCCTCTGCCGTGGCGCTGGTGGGGGCTGCGCTGGTCATCGGCGCGGCCCTGTCCCTGAGCCTGGAAAACCGTGCGCCGGGCCGGACCGGACCGGGGGCAGACGGGAAGTAG
- a CDS encoding glucodextranase DOMON-like domain-containing protein, whose product MPLLPLLTAALLIIPDPAGDARGDGGYVLPRRPALSADALDLRSFRAEVSGKTMRFTVDFGQIGNPWNAPSGFSAGVTDIFIKTGPGGQQVLADTGLRTRNGVGWQYHLRVTGFGSTLERVQPDQTAQSLPAPTVRVEGTSLVIDTDVPAGNYGYWVTSSVYTPLSAAGVLRPSTDTVPTALQAGRAGAPTPVDVLAPAGDVRAFSDDTLAPVGETREWPVIVLAVLGGLGLLLTVGATVVVWRRLGPRT is encoded by the coding sequence GTGCCGCTCCTGCCGCTCCTGACCGCCGCCCTGCTCATCATTCCCGATCCGGCGGGCGACGCGCGTGGGGACGGCGGGTACGTGCTGCCGCGCCGTCCGGCCCTCAGCGCCGACGCCCTGGACCTGCGGTCCTTCCGCGCCGAGGTGAGCGGCAAGACCATGCGCTTCACGGTGGATTTCGGGCAGATCGGCAATCCGTGGAACGCGCCGTCGGGATTCTCGGCCGGCGTCACCGACATCTTCATCAAGACCGGGCCCGGCGGGCAGCAGGTGCTCGCCGACACCGGCCTGCGGACCCGCAACGGCGTGGGCTGGCAGTACCATCTGCGGGTCACGGGCTTTGGCAGCACCCTGGAACGCGTGCAGCCGGACCAGACGGCCCAGAGCCTGCCGGCGCCGACCGTGCGGGTGGAGGGCACCAGTCTGGTCATCGACACCGACGTGCCCGCCGGAAATTACGGCTACTGGGTCACGAGCAGCGTCTACACGCCCCTGTCGGCCGCTGGAGTGCTGCGGCCCTCCACCGACACCGTACCCACGGCCCTGCAGGCCGGGCGGGCAGGAGCGCCCACCCCGGTTGACGTGCTGGCCCCGGCGGGGGACGTGCGGGCCTTCAGTGACGACACCCTGGCCCCGGTAGGCGAGACGCGCGAGTGGCCGGTGATCGTCCTCGCGGTGCTGGGCGGCCTGGGTCTGCTGCTGACCGTGGGGGCCACCGTGGTGGTGTGGCGCCGGTTGGGGCCGCGCACATGA
- the proB gene encoding glutamate 5-kinase yields MRVVLKLGTSVLTAGGDRLSRPRMVDLMRSLVAVRAAGHTVVLVSSGAVLAGWEALGFPPRDRTLAEKQLLAAVGQGRLMHTYAVLAELYGVTVAQVLLTADDFRDRTRYLNARTTLDACLSRDVLPVINENDAVALEQIKVGDNDTLSAFVANLVDADLLVILTDAPGLYTADPRVDPHATLIPVVERVTPEIWALAGGAGSHRGTGGMHTKIQAAEIATRAGTPVVIAPGDAPDALARIVGGEALGTRFQAAGSRLEARKRWILAETAPGRVHLDDGAARAVRERGGSLLPAGIRTVEGEFRRGQTIRLLAPDGAEVGRGLARYASGDLGRIAGHHSREIEALLGYTYGPEAVHRDDLVRL; encoded by the coding sequence ATGCGGGTGGTCTTGAAACTGGGCACAAGCGTTCTCACGGCGGGCGGCGACCGCCTCAGTCGGCCGCGCATGGTGGACCTGATGCGCTCGCTGGTGGCGGTGCGCGCCGCCGGGCACACGGTCGTGCTCGTCAGCAGCGGCGCGGTGCTCGCCGGCTGGGAAGCGCTGGGCTTTCCGCCGCGTGACCGCACGCTGGCCGAAAAACAGCTGCTCGCGGCGGTGGGACAGGGCCGCCTGATGCACACCTACGCCGTGCTCGCCGAGCTGTACGGCGTGACGGTCGCGCAGGTGCTGCTCACCGCCGACGATTTCCGCGACCGCACGCGCTACCTGAATGCCCGCACCACCCTGGACGCCTGCCTGAGCCGGGACGTGCTGCCGGTGATCAACGAGAACGACGCGGTGGCACTGGAGCAGATCAAGGTGGGAGACAACGACACGCTGTCGGCCTTCGTGGCGAACCTCGTGGACGCCGATCTGCTCGTGATTCTCACCGACGCGCCGGGCCTGTACACCGCCGATCCGCGCGTGGACCCCCACGCCACGCTGATTCCGGTGGTCGAGCGTGTAACGCCCGAGATCTGGGCGCTGGCCGGGGGCGCGGGATCTCACCGGGGCACCGGGGGCATGCACACCAAGATTCAGGCCGCCGAGATCGCCACCCGCGCCGGCACCCCGGTGGTGATTGCGCCGGGCGACGCTCCCGACGCCCTGGCGCGCATTGTGGGAGGCGAGGCGCTGGGCACCCGTTTCCAGGCGGCGGGGTCGCGTCTGGAAGCCCGCAAGCGCTGGATTCTGGCCGAGACCGCCCCCGGCCGGGTCCACCTGGACGACGGCGCGGCGCGGGCGGTCCGCGAGCGGGGGGGCAGCCTGCTGCCTGCCGGCATCCGGACGGTGGAGGGCGAATTCCGGCGCGGCCAGACGATTCGCCTGCTCGCCCCGGACGGTGCGGAGGTGGGCCGCGGGCTGGCGCGCTACGCCTCGGGCGACCTGGGGCGCATTGCCGGGCACCACTCGCGGGAGATCGAAGCGCTGCTGGGCTACACCTACGGTCCCGAGGCGGTCCACCGCGACGATCTGGTGCGGTTGTAG
- a CDS encoding N-acetylmuramoyl-L-alanine amidase family protein: MNVLLCLWGRPAAGSGRCLLLIRRAALLGVLGLWGLAGAAPRVGTHDGFTRLVFDLPGAATPSSKVTASAQSVSVKLSVGQKSVALKTEQGRLNAAGVTGYAVKGGTVTVSLARAQGSPKVSVLPRSAGQVARLVIDVPTSAAQTPVAAAAPRPASVIRPASTALSRPRVVLDAGHGGVDPGMQSAWVREKEVTLDVALRTRAELVKHGVDVVMVRTTDRDLSPDKVTDLDARSRLATTGTVSAYVSIHVNAGGSAAQGIETYYFGQPLAGSNTSRAVRENGGGSVGEELTRRAAGSAQNLLGDILAQAKLSFSRQLAQKVQSRLVQYTGAVDRGVQTDAFYVIRNPTTPAILAEVGFGSSPTEGPRLATPAYREKLAQGLARAILDFLNTK; the protein is encoded by the coding sequence GTGAACGTCCTGCTCTGTCTGTGGGGGCGTCCGGCTGCTGGCTCAGGACGCTGCCTTCTTCTCATTCGTCGCGCTGCCCTGCTGGGGGTCCTGGGCCTCTGGGGCCTTGCCGGGGCCGCGCCGCGCGTGGGCACCCACGACGGCTTCACGCGGCTGGTGTTTGATCTGCCCGGCGCGGCCACGCCGTCCTCCAAGGTCACCGCCAGCGCCCAGAGCGTCAGCGTCAAACTCAGCGTGGGACAGAAGAGTGTGGCCCTGAAAACCGAGCAGGGCCGCCTGAACGCGGCCGGGGTCACCGGATACGCGGTCAAGGGGGGCACGGTCACGGTCTCGCTCGCCCGCGCTCAGGGCAGCCCCAAGGTCAGCGTGCTGCCCCGCAGCGCGGGTCAGGTGGCGCGGCTGGTCATTGACGTGCCCACCAGCGCCGCGCAGACCCCGGTCGCTGCCGCGGCCCCCCGGCCCGCCTCGGTCATCCGGCCGGCGAGCACCGCCCTGAGCCGCCCCCGGGTGGTGCTGGACGCGGGGCACGGCGGCGTTGATCCGGGCATGCAGAGCGCGTGGGTGCGTGAGAAGGAAGTGACCCTGGACGTGGCGCTGCGGACCCGCGCCGAACTGGTCAAGCACGGCGTGGATGTGGTGATGGTCCGCACCACAGACCGCGACCTGAGCCCCGACAAGGTGACCGACCTCGACGCCCGCTCGCGGCTGGCGACCACCGGTACCGTCAGCGCGTATGTCAGCATTCACGTCAACGCGGGCGGTTCGGCGGCGCAGGGCATCGAGACGTATTACTTCGGGCAACCGCTGGCGGGCAGCAACACCAGCCGCGCGGTCCGCGAGAACGGCGGCGGCAGCGTGGGTGAGGAACTGACCCGCCGCGCCGCCGGCAGCGCCCAGAATCTGCTGGGAGACATCCTGGCGCAGGCCAAGCTGTCGTTCTCGCGCCAGCTGGCCCAGAAGGTGCAGTCTCGGCTGGTGCAGTACACCGGGGCCGTCGACCGGGGCGTGCAGACCGACGCCTTTTACGTGATCCGCAATCCCACCACCCCCGCCATCCTCGCCGAGGTGGGTTTTGGCAGCAGCCCCACCGAGGGGCCCCGGCTGGCGACGCCCGCGTACCGCGAGAAGCTCGCGCAGGGGCTGGCGCGGGCCATCCTGGATTTCCTGAACACGAAGTGA
- a CDS encoding Rrf2 family transcriptional regulator: MRLSATDVYAFQALGFLGTQDAGRWVSSEEISEATGVHRPYLVRILAALGNKGVVKSKKGIGGGYALARKPALISLCEVVRAIDGPVAPLSCISLNWHEACEEEERCHVRATVYTRMRDAMLGVLQEFSVADLVTDARQGVSYGHCLGHLLKPNA, from the coding sequence ATGCGCCTTTCGGCCACCGATGTATATGCCTTTCAGGCCCTGGGCTTCCTGGGCACGCAGGATGCCGGGCGCTGGGTGTCCAGCGAAGAGATCAGCGAGGCCACCGGCGTCCACCGGCCCTACCTGGTCCGTATTCTCGCGGCGCTCGGCAACAAGGGCGTCGTCAAGAGCAAAAAGGGCATCGGCGGCGGCTACGCCCTGGCCCGCAAGCCCGCGCTGATCAGCCTGTGCGAGGTGGTGCGTGCCATAGACGGTCCGGTCGCGCCTCTGTCGTGCATCAGCCTGAACTGGCACGAGGCCTGCGAGGAAGAGGAGCGCTGCCATGTCCGCGCCACCGTCTACACCCGCATGCGCGACGCCATGCTGGGGGTGTTGCAGGAATTCAGTGTGGCCGATCTGGTCACTGATGCCCGCCAGGGGGTCAGCTACGGACACTGTCTGGGGCACCTGCTCAAGCCGAACGCCTGA
- a CDS encoding DUF1028 domain-containing protein, which yields MTFSIVGSDPVTGDVGVAVASKFLAVGALVPFVRAGVGAVATQSYVNPNFGPDGLRLLEGGLSPQEVAARFQAEDPGIAQRQFGVVGAGGHSVTFTGPACHGWAGGVSAPDVAIQGNILTGPGVVEAMHVAWNDAAGQPLPRRLLFALRAGDSAGGDKRGRQSAALLCAGPGRGYGGLTGDWVNLRADDHADPCAELGRLLDTFDLLFGRPAETRELTPAELDWLRGVLVRQGHASALPGGPWDAGTEAAVWALYGTENLEERYVPGGQFDPVAFAYLRERFGA from the coding sequence ATGACCTTTTCCATCGTGGGGAGCGACCCGGTCACGGGTGACGTGGGTGTGGCGGTCGCCAGCAAGTTTCTGGCGGTGGGGGCGCTGGTGCCCTTCGTACGGGCCGGCGTGGGCGCGGTGGCCACCCAGAGTTACGTGAATCCCAACTTCGGCCCCGATGGGCTGCGGCTGCTGGAAGGCGGTCTCTCGCCGCAGGAGGTCGCCGCCCGATTTCAGGCCGAGGACCCGGGCATCGCCCAGCGTCAGTTCGGCGTGGTGGGGGCCGGTGGCCACAGCGTGACCTTCACCGGGCCCGCCTGTCACGGCTGGGCGGGCGGCGTCAGCGCCCCCGACGTGGCGATTCAGGGCAACATCCTGACCGGTCCCGGCGTGGTAGAGGCCATGCACGTGGCCTGGAACGACGCGGCGGGGCAGCCGTTGCCGCGCCGCCTGCTCTTTGCCCTGCGTGCCGGGGACAGTGCGGGCGGAGACAAACGGGGACGCCAGTCGGCGGCGCTGCTGTGTGCCGGGCCGGGGCGCGGCTACGGCGGCCTCACCGGCGACTGGGTCAACCTGCGTGCCGATGACCATGCCGATCCCTGCGCCGAGCTGGGACGCCTGCTGGACACCTTCGATCTGCTGTTTGGCCGCCCGGCCGAGACCCGGGAACTGACCCCCGCCGAGCTGGACTGGCTGCGCGGCGTGCTGGTGCGTCAGGGCCATGCGTCTGCCCTGCCCGGCGGCCCGTGGGACGCCGGCACCGAGGCTGCCGTGTGGGCGCTGTACGGCACCGAGAACCTGGAGGAGCGCTACGTGCCGGGCGGCCAGTTCGATCCGGTGGCGTTCGCCTACCTGCGCGAGCGTTTCGGCGCCTGA
- a CDS encoding 3-keto-5-aminohexanoate cleavage protein: MLKAALNGPRTPADHPGVPVTPAQLAQAARAAVAAGADALHLHPRAADGKESLQPDDVAQALTAVREACPGVALGVSSGFWILRDAGARATAIRAWTVTPDFVSVNWHEPHSPELAALLLDRGIGVEAGLWTADAVRTFLEWPRRREVLRVLLELPDQPVRAYRAELLGMLALLNAADLDKPTVLHGLGQSAWPVLREAGRRGLGTRTGLEDTLTLPGDLPASDNAELVRVAREILGLGPLHPSPGRC; this comes from the coding sequence ATGCTGAAAGCCGCCCTGAACGGTCCCCGCACGCCCGCCGACCATCCGGGGGTGCCGGTCACGCCGGCACAACTCGCCCAGGCCGCCCGCGCGGCGGTGGCGGCGGGGGCCGACGCGCTGCACCTGCATCCCCGCGCTGCGGACGGCAAAGAAAGCCTGCAGCCCGACGACGTGGCGCAGGCCCTGACGGCGGTGCGGGAGGCGTGTCCCGGCGTTGCGCTGGGGGTATCCAGCGGCTTCTGGATTCTGCGGGACGCCGGGGCGCGGGCCACCGCCATCCGGGCCTGGACGGTGACGCCCGATTTCGTGTCGGTGAACTGGCATGAGCCGCACTCGCCAGAACTGGCCGCGCTGCTGCTGGACCGGGGCATCGGGGTGGAGGCGGGGCTGTGGACGGCCGACGCGGTGCGGACCTTCCTGGAATGGCCCCGGCGCCGTGAGGTGCTGCGCGTGCTGCTGGAACTGCCGGACCAGCCGGTGCGGGCGTACCGGGCCGAACTGCTCGGGATGCTCGCCCTGCTGAACGCGGCAGACCTGGACAAACCCACCGTTCTGCACGGCCTGGGCCAGAGCGCGTGGCCCGTGCTGCGCGAGGCGGGGCGCCGGGGTCTGGGTACCCGGACCGGACTGGAAGACACCCTGACGCTGCCGGGGGACCTGCCCGCTTCCGACAATGCCGAGCTGGTCCGGGTGGCCCGCGAGATCCTGGGCCTGGGCCCCCTGCATCCCAGCCCCGGCAGGTGTTAG